The proteins below are encoded in one region of Anaerosporomusa subterranea:
- a CDS encoding amidohydrolase family protein has translation MKRIYKPSYLLQSDQFVANAGVLVEAGMITEVGGIQELTSRQPDAEIIDWTGLAMLPGTVNSHNHSFQSLLRGLVVDRPFLEWRDQALYRYSPLLSEQDIYTGALFAFGEMMRYGVTTVCDFFYLHNQGIASDEAIIQAAKDTGIRLVLARTMYDWAGAPGGYRETIEQAVANTRQLAVKYDQNPMVKIIPAPHSLHAASLEMVKAGHKLALELGTRMHIHVAEEPFEVEETMQSHGLTPIELLHKIGVLDENMVAIHAVWLKAGEIQLMGKKSAKLAYCPSSNMFLADGVTKVIDLMKAGVVVGLGTDGACSNNRISIFEEMRMTALLQKVSLLNATAISAKQVFSMGTANGEELLGIPVGKIEPGYYADFVGVDTSDLSVQPLFSVNEQLLPNIVYSMQPNAIDRVVVNGIEQVQSSKLVSIREDDILNRLQTVAEKFNACK, from the coding sequence ATGAAGCGTATTTATAAACCCTCCTATTTGCTGCAGAGCGATCAATTCGTCGCCAATGCAGGCGTACTCGTCGAAGCGGGGATGATCACAGAAGTTGGCGGGATCCAGGAACTGACGAGCAGACAACCCGATGCCGAAATAATTGATTGGACTGGGCTTGCCATGCTGCCTGGGACTGTTAACTCGCATAATCATTCTTTTCAGAGCCTGCTCCGCGGACTGGTAGTCGACCGCCCCTTTTTAGAGTGGCGTGACCAGGCGCTTTATCGCTACTCACCGCTACTGAGCGAGCAGGATATTTATACCGGAGCGTTATTCGCCTTCGGCGAGATGATGCGCTACGGCGTCACAACCGTTTGCGACTTTTTCTATCTGCATAATCAAGGCATTGCTAGTGACGAAGCGATTATTCAAGCCGCCAAAGATACGGGCATTCGGCTTGTCCTGGCTAGGACCATGTATGATTGGGCGGGAGCCCCTGGCGGTTATCGGGAAACAATCGAGCAAGCGGTAGCCAATACCAGGCAGCTAGCTGTTAAATATGATCAAAATCCGATGGTCAAAATTATTCCGGCTCCGCATAGCCTGCATGCCGCTTCGTTAGAGATGGTGAAAGCGGGGCATAAGCTAGCCTTAGAGCTTGGTACAAGAATGCATATCCATGTCGCGGAAGAACCCTTTGAAGTCGAAGAAACCATGCAATCGCATGGCCTGACCCCGATTGAACTGCTGCATAAAATTGGCGTGCTGGATGAGAACATGGTGGCGATCCATGCCGTTTGGCTCAAGGCTGGCGAGATTCAGTTAATGGGTAAAAAAAGCGCTAAGTTGGCCTATTGCCCCTCTAGCAATATGTTTTTAGCTGATGGTGTAACAAAAGTGATCGATTTGATGAAAGCGGGCGTTGTTGTTGGCTTAGGCACAGACGGCGCCTGCAGCAATAACCGGATCAGCATATTTGAGGAAATGCGCATGACAGCCTTGTTGCAGAAGGTTTCCCTGTTAAACGCCACTGCCATATCTGCAAAGCAGGTATTCTCCATGGGCACAGCGAATGGCGAAGAGCTTTTGGGTATACCGGTTGGAAAGATCGAACCCGGCTATTATGCTGATTTTGTGGGAGTCGATACGAGCGATCTGTCCGTTCAACCGCTGTTTTCGGTAAACGAACAGCTTCTGCCGAATATCGTATACTCGATGCAGCCGAATGCTATTGACCGGGTTGTCGTGAATGGGATAGAGCAAGTGCAGAGCAGCAAGCTTGTCAGTATCAGGGAAGATGATATTCTGAACCGATTGCAGACTGTAGCTGAAAAATTCAACGCCTGTAAATAA